AAGTTCCTTCAGATAATACAAATGAATCGATACTTATAGAATCACCTGATTGTCCCGCTACCAGAATATCTCCATTATAGTTGGATGTCAAGGTTAAGTAGTTAATACCGTGGTAATAAACTGGGAAATTTTTGGCAAAAATAAATTTCTGATTTTTGTTATACTTCACCAGAAACATATCCAAAGCAGAGCGGGCATTTTTGACAGTAAAATGATGACCAAACCAAAGGGTGTCAGAAATTGATTGCCCGACAATTGTTAAATTATCTTGATAATCAATGCAAACATCTAATAATGCAGCCCCACGGCTCCCTCCTGGATGATAAACGGATAAGCATTTCCCATCAAATGAAAATTTAGCAACAATTATTTCCGAACTACCAAAAGGGTACAAGTTTGGATCGAAGGGATTAATTACAAAAGAATCTATTTGTAGAGGTCCCGAAAACCCCGCCCCGAGAAACACATTTCCCTGGCTGTCCAGTGCGAGGGCTTTACCTTGATCCACTCCGCCTCCGCCCAATACCTTTGCCCACTGCAATACCCCCACCGAGTCGTATTTAGCCAGAAAAATATCGGAATTATCGGGGCTGGCGGCGGGAAAACAGAGGGTATCAAAGCAGATAAAATCCTTAAAAGAGCCGGTGACATACACACTTCCGTCTTCAGCCACGACGAGGTCGGCGAGGTCGTCGCCCTGCCAGCCGCCCATACTTCGCGCCCACTCAAACTGCGGCGGTGGTATCTGCGCGGCCGCTGTGAGGTGCAAGCACAGAAAAGTAAGGATCAGGAGGGGTGTTTTCATAACAGAAATTAGGCAGAATATTGGAGAGTGGCAAGTTTTTGGGGGAAGGGTATAAAAATCGGGGATCCAGTCTGCTAAACCCTCACCATCTTCTTCACGATTTCCTTTCCCCTCACACCCACACGGCAAAAATCGCTTTCCCCCGGTGTAAAATCTCCTCCTGCCGCCCGCTTTTTTCTTTCTGCCCTTCAAAAATCACCAGAAAACCGCTCTCCAGTTCCTGCCGGTCGAGATAGTCTGCCAGTTGATCGAGTCCGCGCTGGTGAACCGCCTCTCCGTACCAGCGTTTGAGTTCTATTACGTATTTGTTGCGGTGGTAAGTAACCACTACGTCCAGCCGTTTTTCTTCCGAAATTTCGACTTCCTTAAAGTCGTGTCCCTGGCCGTTGAGGATCGGTTTAAAAAAGGCCAGAAACACCAGTCTCCACTCGCGTTCGAGGAAGTCCTGATCTTTTTCGCTGTATTGCTCCCGCAAAAACTGCTGGAATCGCTGCAACACGCCTTTGAGGTTCAGCGTCCCGTCTGCCTGCGCATATGAGACCGGCAGATAGGGGTGTTTACGTTCCAACTGTGCCTGGAAGGTCTTGGCCACCATGTAGTTGTACAGAATCTGCTCATAGATCCGGTTGTGGATTTTGACGGTTCCATTTTCCTTAAACACCCCATAGAGCCTTCCCAGGCTGATTGTCGGTTCATGCGGGTCGAAAGGAACCCGCACTCCGTTGACGATAATCGAATAGGTGAGATCGTAGAGATTTGGATGATTTTCGAGGTTTTTGATCAGGCTGTCGAAGAGGGTATTGTTTTCCCGAAGCAGAAGCTGTACTGCTGTTTCGAGGTCATCAAGGGTCCAGATTCGCTCCGCCTTTTGGGGCAATATATCCTCAGCTACTGTTTTGCACAGTTTCGAGACCAGGAAGGGATAACCCGCGGTGTAGTAGTACAGTTTGTCAGCAAATGCGGGGATATCGATCGCTACTCCTTCGGCGGCGGAATAGTCCACGAGCATCGGCGCAATTTCGTGCGGATGGAAGCTCATATCCACCTTAAAATCCGTGGCTATATTCCACGGACTGTTGTACTGCGCGTGGTCATCTTCACGCACTTTGCGTTTGAGACTTTTAATATCGTGAACCCCCGCCAGCACCACGCTGTGAAAGGTGTAGTTTTGGGGCGAATAGCGGTCGAGGTACTTATTGCGAAGCATTCCCAGAAACCGCAAAAATGGCTCGTAATTGCTACTCGCATCCACTTCGTCGATCAATAGCACCAGCTTTTGCACGGCTTTGTGCGCGAGGCGTGTGAGGAGCCTGGATAATTCGCCCATGTCCGTAACCTCATTTTGCTGGCTTTCCAAAAACAGATATAAATCGGGAGAACTAAATTCGAGGAAATCTTTTGTCAGGCGAACAAACATTCGGGCAAAGGCTTCGTCCGAAACGTGCCATTTTTCGTCCACACCCTGAAAATCCAGGCGAATAGGTAGATAACCCTCCTGTTGCGTCAGAATCCGGTGTAAGGCAAACAGCGTCGTCGTTTTCCCATACTGACGCGGGCGGTTGATGATGAAATATTTTCCGCGTTCGATCAGCTCAATAACCCCAGCCAGTTTAGCTCGGTTATCCATCATATAATGCTGGTCGGGGTAGCAGTTGCCAGTGATGTTAAATTCCTTTTTCATGGGGTAAAGTTAAGAAAATCCTGCCTCACACCCATACAGCAAAAATCGCTTTCCCCCGGTGTAAAATCTCCTCCTGCCGCCCGCTTTTTTCTTTCTGCCCTTCAAATATCACCAGAAAACCGCTCTCCAGTTCCTGCCGGTCGAGATAGTCTGCCAACTGATCCAGTCCCCGCTGATGGACCGACTCCCCGTACCAGCGTTTGAGTTCGATCACGTATTTGTTGCGGTGGTAAGTAACCACTACGTCCAGCCGTTTTTCCTCCGAAATTTCGACTTCCTTAAAGTCGTGTCCCTGCCCATTGAGGATGGGCTTAAAAAAGGCCAGAAACACCAGTCTCCACTCGCGTTCGAGGAAGTCCTGGTCTTTTTCGCTGTATTGCTCCCGCAAAAACTGCTGGAATCGCTGCAACACGCCCTTGAGGTTCAGCGTACCGTCAGGCTGCGCATATGATATGGGAAGGTAGGGGTGTTTTTGGCGAACCTGATCCTGAAGGGTGCGGGCAACCATATAATTGTAAATCCGCTGTTCATAAATCCGGTTATGAATTTTCACCGAACCATTCTCCTTAAATACCCCATAAAGCCTTCCCAGGCTAATCATAGGTTCATCGGGGTTGAAGGGAATCACCTGTCCGTTGACGATAATCGAATAGGTGAGGTCATATAATCCGGGATGATTTTCGAGATTTTTGATCAGGCTGTCGAAGAGGGTATTGTTTTCCCGAAGCAGAAGCTGTACCGCTGTTTCGAGGTCATCAAGG
The DNA window shown above is from Bacteroidia bacterium and carries:
- a CDS encoding AAA-like domain-containing protein, whose product is MKKEFNITGNCYPDQHYMMDNRAKLAGVIELIERGKYFIINRPRQYGKTTTLFALHRILTQQEGYLPIRLDFQGVDEKWHVSDEAFARMFVRLTKDFLEFSSPDLYLFLESQQNEVTDMGELSRLLTRLAHKAVQKLVLLIDEVDASSNYEPFLRFLGMLRNKYLDRYSPQNYTFHSVVLAGVHDIKSLKRKVREDDHAQYNSPWNIATDFKVDMSFHPHEIAPMLVDYSAAEGVAIDIPAFADKLYYYTAGYPFLVSKLCKTVAEDILPQKAERIWTLDDLETAVQLLLRENNTLFDSLIKNLENHPNLYDLTYSIIVNGVRVPFDPHEPTISLGRLYGVFKENGTVKIHNRIYEQILYNYMVAKTFQAQLERKHPYLPVSYAQADGTLNLKGVLQRFQQFLREQYSEKDQDFLEREWRLVFLAFFKPILNGQGHDFKEVEISEEKRLDVVVTYHRNKYVIELKRWYGEAVHQRGLDQLADYLDRQELESGFLVIFEGQKEKSGRQEEILHRGKAIFAVWV